One Glycine max cultivar Williams 82 chromosome 4, Glycine_max_v4.0, whole genome shotgun sequence DNA segment encodes these proteins:
- the LOC102664804 gene encoding uncharacterized protein, translating to MASNGSFPSNLPILTGKNFNRWSVQMKALLGFQDLIDVIENGIEIPKEGASDSQKIEFKDLKKKDCKALVILHQCVDDSHFEKIANAKSAKEAWDILNKAYAGADKIKKVRLQTLRRQFELLQMEETESIGDYFGRLQVLANSITSCGDTITNLTLVEKVLKTLNPRFDHIVVAIEESKDLESLSVDELQGSLEAHEQRLQERANDKATEQALQAHHQSRNGGSNYHRGKKGRGRFQNTRGRGGYSKDKGKPQPDQRSGGSGTRGRGGKKKWDKRNVECFNCGKRGHYAEECWYKEKNANDEAQLATGAIFDTEPVLLMVTTKTGADAEDQWYLDT from the coding sequence ATGGCTTCCAATGGTTCTTTTCCCTCAAATCTTCCAATTCTAACCGGCAAGAACTTCAACAGATGGAGTGTGCAAATGAAAGCCTTGCTTGGATTTCAAGATTTGATCGATGTGATTGAGAATGGAATAGAAATTCCAAAAGAAGGAGCCTCAGATTCACAGAAGATTGAATTCAAGGATCTGAAGAAGAAAGACTGCAAAGCCTTGGTGATCTTGCATCAATGTGTTGATGATTCTCACTTTGAGAAAATCGCAAATGCTAAATCCGCAAAGGAAGCATGGGACATTCTGAACAAGGCTTATGCAGGAGCTGATAAGATCAAGAAGGTGAGACTTCAGACTCTTCGAAGGCAATTTGAATTGCTGCAGATGGAAGAGACTGAGAGCATTGGAGATTACTTTGGAAGATTGCAGGTTCTTGCAAATTCAATCACTAGTTGTGGTGATACAATTACTAATTTGACGTTAGTTGAGAAAGTTCTGAAGACCCTGAATCCAAGATTCGATCACATTGTGGTTGCAATTGAGGAATCAAAGGACTTGGAATCATTATCTGTTGATGAATTACAAGGATCACTTGAGGCACATGAACAAAGATTGCAAGAAAGAGCAAATGATAAGGCTACAGAACAGGCCCTGCAAGCACACCATCAGTCAAGAAATGGTGGTTCTAATTATCACAGAGGCAAGAAAGGAAGAGGGAGATTCCAGAACACGAGAGGTAGAGGAGGTTACTCCAAAGATAAAGGTAAACCTCAACCTGATCAAAGAAGTGGTGGTTCTGGTACTCGTGGAAGAGGAGGCAAAAAGAAATGGgataaaagaaatgttgaatGCTTCAATTGTGGAAAAAGAGGTCACTATGCAGAAGAATGCTGGTATAAGGAGAAAAATGCTAATGATGAAGCACAATTAGCCACAGGAGCTATTTTTGACACTGAACCAGTGTTGTTGATGGTCACAACAAAGACTGGAGCTGATGCAGAAGATCAATGGTACTTGGACACATGA